A window of Gallus gallus isolate bGalGal1 chromosome 3, bGalGal1.mat.broiler.GRCg7b, whole genome shotgun sequence genomic DNA:
TGCGTGTGCGGGTGTGGATGCGTGCGCGGTGCGGGTgccctttcctcccttcttcctccctttctttcttttctccgTGATCGCTCTCCCGCTCTCCCCGGTCATCCCATGGTGTTCAGGTCCCCGCTAGAGCTCTATCCCACCCATTTCTTCCTGCCCAACTTCGCCGCCGACCCGCACCACCGCTCCCTCCTTCTCGCCagcggcggcagcggcagcggcTCGGGCTGCAGccccggggccggcggcggcggcggcagctcCCGGGCGCCCCACGAAGAGTTGTCAATGTTTCAGCTGCCCACGCTCAACTTCTCCCCGGAGCAAGTGGCCAGCGTCTGCGAGACGCTGGAGGAGACCGGAGACATAGAGAGGCTGGGGAGGTTCCTCTGGTCGCTGCCGGTGGCGCCGGGGGCATGCGAGGCCATCAACAAGCACGAGTCCATCCTGCGCGCCCGGGCGGTGGTGGCCTTCCACACGGGCAACTTCCGCGACCTCTACCACATCCTGGAGAACCACAAATTCACCAAGGAGTCGCACGGCAAGCTGCAGGCCATGTGGCTCGAAGCGCACTACCAGGAGGCCGAGAAGCTGCGGGGCCGCCCGCTGGGGCCGGTTGATAAATACAGGGTGAGGAAGAAGTTTCCGCTGCCCAGGACCATTTGGGATGGCGAGCAGAAGACGCACTGCTTCAAGGAGAGGACTCGCAGCCTCCTGAGGGAGTGGTACCTGCAGGACCCTTACCCCAATCCGAGCAAGAAAAGGGAACTGGCTCAGGCCACGGGGCTCACCCCCACGCAAGTAGGCAACTGGTTCAAAAACCGAAGGCAAAGAGACAGAGCGGCGGCGGCTAAAAACAGGTCAGTGGGGCTCGGGCCCGCTCGGGCAGCGCcgcgcctcctcctcctcctcctccttctcctcctccacccctTCCTCCGGGCGCCCCGCGCCTCTCTGCCCCGGCGGCCGCGGGGATGCGCGGCGCAAAGTTGCGCGCGGCGCCCCGAGCCGCGCTCCGGGCTTCCGCGGGCTCCCGGGGCGCGGGGCTCCCCGCGGGCGTGGGCAGCTCCGCGCGGCGAGGCGGGGGCAGCTCCGGCTCCGCGGCCGCAGCGGAGGGCCGCCAGAGGCGCCGGGGCTCGGCTGGCTTTGGGCTTCCCTCCGCTGTACGGCtgcggcgcggccccgccgcgggAAGGCTGAGAGCAGCGGGGTTCGGCCGGACGGCTCCGCGGCGCTCGGTCGCGGTCCTCGGCGCGCACCGCGGGAACCGCGCGCACTCGCAGCCCGAAACCGTTTGTCTCCGGGAGAAGCGGCGAGAAAAGCCTCTGGGAGACGGGGAAAGGTCCCTCTTCCCATCTCCgtttcccagctcccagcacatgGCGAGCCGGCTCTCCGGCCGTGCGTTCGCTGTGCATCGCGCTGGCATTTGTTTGCGCGTCTCTCGGCGTCTTTTTatgattatttctgctttgccaCGGTAAACGCGGGGCTCCCTGCTATTTATTTCTCGTCACCCTCCGGTAAAgttattttgcaaatgaaaacgGCCCCTTAAGCCCGCTTGCCACGCcgcttttattttaattgaagtTTGCTTGCCGCTGGAAGCGCGTAAACAAAActtcttgttcttttaaatgCTGTCTCTGAAATTCCTCCTCATTATAGCAGTGGTGCTATTGATTCAGGATTCTGTAGGAGAAGTGCAACCCCAAAGTGCCTCGCCAGTTAATTTCCATTAAATGGGAAACAGATCAGCTCAGGGCTGTAAATAAACAGGAGTTGCCCACGGATGCTTTTGTTGACTCAACGCTGTTGACAGCAGATGAATGCACCAGGAATTGTAAATGGGGGAAAAATCAAAGACGCTGAGATTAGACAACGTAAAATAATGAGAAGTGCCGAATAAGGCTGCGCGGTGCTGCTGTGTGCGGGCAGCTCCACGGGCAATGCCGTGCGCGGAGCGGAGGGGCGAAGGGTGAGCTCTGCTCCCGCGGGCAGCGccggggctggggctgcggcCGGCGGCTCCGTGCGGGTCGCGGAGCCCTTCTCCTATCCCCGATAGCGGCTATCTTTGGCTTCGGGAAGAGCGAGCGGGCACGGAGCGATATCCGCAACACCGTAGTGGAtgtgaaaattatttattgcctcttaaaaagaaagacggaaagaaagaaagacagaaagaaagaaagaaagacagaaagaaagacgTGTTCGAAAGCAATGACCCCTAAGTGTTGACGCTGAAAGCTCCAGTATTTTAAAGCTGAATTTGGCTTTCAGATGGAAAAGGGGTTTCAGTTCCGAGCGGAGAGAAGCGCCGCTCTCCGCACTCGCGCTGTTCTGTTGCACTCACAGCGCTGTGCCCCTGGGACGGGACCCCCGTCCCCGGCCGTTCCCTGCCCGCAGCCCAGCTCTCGGTGCACGGAACCCGCCCAGCGTGGCGGCCAGGCCCGCACCGAGCCCCGGCTGAGGACGGCTTCGTGCCCTCCCGCAGAGGCTCCCGCTCGCTGTCCCTTTCCTCGCGGGGCCGCGGGAGCAGCGCGGAGGCCGTGCGGGGTCGCTGCATGTCCCTCCCCGCGCCGTCCCCCGTAGGACGGCGGCCCTTCCACCTGCGGTACTCCGGCCGCGGGGCCGGGTCGGGCTCCGGGGCCGGGAGCTGCCGggtcgggccgggccgggccgagccccTAGAGCGCGGCCGGGTCCGGCGGCGCCGCCCCCCCCCTGGCGCGGGCGGTGTCTGAGAGGGCCGCGGTGTTGTTTTGTCTCCCGGCGCGCTGCAGGCTCCAGCACCAGGCGATAGGACAGAGCGGCATGCGGTCGTTGGCAGAGCCCGGCTGCCCGACGCACAGCTCGGCCGAGTCCCCGTCCACGGCGGCCAGCCCGACCACCAGCGTCTCCAGTTTGACAGAAAGAGCCGAGACGGGCACCTCCATCCTCTCGGTAACCTCCAGCGACTCGGAATGTGATGTATGATAtcggaaaacaaacaaacaaacaaatcacaacaacaacaacaacaaaagaaaaaaaaaagaataaaaaaagaaaaaaaaaaaagaaacccaacaacaacaacatcaacaacaacaaaaatccaaacCCATCCAAGCGAGCATCCTCTCCCCGACCAGAGCAGAACAATCCGAGGCAACGTAGGAGCGGGACACACACACGCACTCACGCACACACAGCGCGGAGGGAAGCCGAGGCCCGGCCCGacccaggagcagagcacgCAGCCAGGGAGCAGAGGAGCCACCACAGCACCGCCTGCCACAGCCACCACCAAGAGATGGAGCTCAAACTTCAGCACTCACAAACGCTGGTGCTGCAagcgggagggagggagggggggggtttgagggaggggggcggagggggggggggggggggcgacgGGAAAgaataattattatatatataaaaaggcaaaaaaaaaaaaggcaaaaaaaaaaaaaaaaagcaaagcaaaagtgACAATTGTATTCTTTTTAGGACGAGCACGATTCCTCCTTTGCGCTTTTCCATGGACGCATTTCACCCACTTGCATGACGATGATTAAATTTgtatctgggaaaaaaacaaaacaaaacaaaacaaaaccaaaccaaacctaTTCTCTGtagtaaaggaaaacagaatcaaCAGACAGACAAAGGCAAACTGCGATCCAATTTGTACAAAAAGcgaaaagaatatatatatattaaaaaaaaaaaattacaaaggaACTCCTTGAAGAGGGAAATAACAAATGTTTATCACCTTTCTGTTggtcctctctctctctctctctctctttctctctctgtccccCTCCCGttctctgtttatttgtttgttcttttggtTCAGTCCCGGCGAGGGCTCCGCCGAGCggcactgttctgtttttcgTTCCGCAGACAATCATTTTCTTCGTAAGCACCTTTTTTTCTACACTTCTGTCACTGCCTGTGTGGGTACTGGTTAtaaatgtggaaaaaagaatAGTTATGACtgtaacagatttttatttttatttcaaaattttatATGAATTATGTATATCTTAATGATGCGGTCATTTTCCCAGTTTGTAATATATGTGTAGAAATGCTTGTATATGAGATTTGCTCCgctctttcttcctccccccccccccccccaacccccccccatcccaacctcccccccttccccgtctctctcctcccaccctttctctctccctttttattttccttgactCGGTGTTCCTTGCACGAACTTAGCTGTCAGCTCCTGACGGGCTGGGTTTTCTAAAGGGACCTCAGcgatagaaaaaaaaaaagaaaaaaaagaaaaaaaaaaagaaaaaaaaaagaaaaagaagaaaaaaaaaggaaaaaaaaaggaaaaaaaaaaagcagcttagGGTGCAACTGTAGTTATCTTATGCAAAAGCTATTTTGAGTATTTCATAGCAGCTTTGGGGGGTCTCTTCTTAAACTCCACGTAGGACGCTTAAACTATCGTTTCCTTAACTGCGTGTTTATCTATATGTACAAACTTTCTAAATCAAATACAGTATTCCATTTTCTTATCTACCAGCGCTGTCGGTGTTTCTGTCCGCACGGGGAGCGGCtctcccggcccggcccggcccgcccaGCGGGTCCCCGTTCCCCGGGCACGgcgggccgggagcggcggcgcggcggtgtCCCCGCGGCTCCCTcgggcgccgccgccgccgcgcttTCGGGTGCGGCCGGGCGGCTGCAGGGCGGCTGTCCCCCGAGAGCGGCTCGGCCATCGCGGGTTTGTTTTGTAGCTTTAAATGTCAACAAAAACATAAACTCCTGGCCCCGAgcgggctgcagctcctcccctCGAACCCGGAGTATATTGTAGTGTGTTGAAAGAAGCCTTTATGTGCATGGGTAACAGTATTTcagcatctctctttttttcttctctctctctctttttttttaatttccttttattttcctcctttctttcctctctttttctttcttctttttcctcctctttcttccttccttcttttcttttttcttttctttttctttttctttttgttttttttttccccactaaactTTTGCTTTGCCCTGGGCAGATTTTTCCGCCGTGAATTAAGGAGAGGTAAATTCTAAACCTGTTTTTACTTGAAAACACGATTTTGAGACTTCCCGGGGATTGAGGGAGAAACGTGCCCGGAATTTCTTGACCGTTTCCAAACTAATTCGGACATCCGATGCACTTTTGTACTGCCCGagcccttttcccttcctccctccgCCTCTTTCGGGGCTGCTCGAGGCAGGGTTACCGAAAAGCGCAGGGCTTCCCCACGTATCCCCTTGTGTTGAGAAGCGGCAGGAGGAGCCGCCCGGGGTGCGAGAGCTCAGAGCGAACCCCTGACGGAGACCGTCAAGGAATAAGCTGCAACGTAAATACTTCCCTCCACCTTTCGTGCCCCCGAGGAAGCTCAGCGCGTGTCTGCGCTGAGCCCTCGCAGCGAgtgcggcggggccgcgccCCCGGAGCTCCGCGGTGGGGGGGGATGTCCTCCTCCGGCTGCCCCCGGTGCTGCCCCTCCGGTGCCGCGGCCCGGCTCGGCCCAGAGGCAGTGCCTGAGCCGCCCGCCCCGTCGG
This region includes:
- the SIX3 gene encoding homeobox protein SIX3, translated to MVFRSPLELYPTHFFLPNFAADPHHRSLLLASGGSGSGSGCSPGAGGGGGSSRAPHEELSMFQLPTLNFSPEQVASVCETLEETGDIERLGRFLWSLPVAPGACEAINKHESILRARAVVAFHTGNFRDLYHILENHKFTKESHGKLQAMWLEAHYQEAEKLRGRPLGPVDKYRVRKKFPLPRTIWDGEQKTHCFKERTRSLLREWYLQDPYPNPSKKRELAQATGLTPTQVGNWFKNRRQRDRAAAAKNRLQHQAIGQSGMRSLAEPGCPTHSSAESPSTAASPTTSVSSLTERAETGTSILSVTSSDSECDV